Part of the Anaerobaca lacustris genome is shown below.
TTCGCGAGCTGTTTCCCGACAACGCGGTCGAGTACTTCGTCAGCTACTACGACTACTACCAGCCGGAGGCCTACATCCCGCAGCGGGACATCTACATCGAAAAGGACGCCTCCCGCAACGCCGATCTGGACCGGCTGAGGCTCTCGGCGACAACCAGCCTCTCGACTCGGCGCGATTGCATCGTGGTGGCTTCGGTCTCCTGCATCTTCGGACTCGGTTCGCCCGAGGCCTACAAGGCCAGTATGGTGGCGATCCGCACCGGGGACACCTGCGACCGCAACACCCTGCTCGGCAAGCTGGCCGACATTCAGTACGCGCGAAACGACATCGACTTCCAGCGGGGGACGTTCCGCGTTCGGGGCGACGTGGTCGAGTTGCATCCATCCTACGAGTCCTTTGCGATCCGCATCGAGTTCTTCGGCGATGAGATCGAGCGGATCAGCTATATCAACCCTGTCTCGGCCGAGACCCTGGCCGTCGAGAGCCAGGTCTTCATCTACCCGGCCCAGCACTACATCATGCCGGCCGACAAGATCGCCGATGCGGTCGAGGGCATCCGTGCTGAACTCGAGCAGCGGCTGGGCGAGCTGCGCGGCCAGGCCAAGCTCCTGGAGGCCCAACGGCTCCAGGCCCGGACGATGTACGACATCGAGATGATCCAGGAGGTCGGCTATTGCAGCGGCATCGAGAACTACGCCCGGCACCTGGCGGGGCTGCCGGCCGGGGCGCGACCGTACACGCTCATCGACTACTTTCCCGAAGACTTCCTGCTGTTCATTGATGAATCCCACGTCACGATCCCTCAGTTGCGTGCGATGTGGGCGGGCGACCGAAGCCGCAAGGAAGTGCTCGTCGAGCACGGGTTCCGCCTGCCCAGCGCCCTGGACAACCGCCCGCTGCGGTTCGAGGAATTCAAAGAGAGCTGGTCTCAGGTCGTCTTCGTCTCAGCCACCCCGGCGCCGTTCGAGCTGGAGTTGTGCAACCATGAGGTCGTCGAGCAGATCATCCGCCCCACCGGCTTGCTCGATCCGGAGATCTTCGTCCACCCGGCGGGAAATCAGGTCGAGCATCTGCTCGAAGAGATCGCCCGGCGCGTCGAGGCCCACGAGCGCGTCCTGGCAACCACGCTGACCAAGCGGATGGCGGAGAACCTGTCGAGCTACATCGCCAAGCGAGGATACCGGTGTCGTTATCTCCACAGTGAGATCGACACGCTCGAACGGATCGACATCCTGCGGGACCTGCGGCACGGGGAATTCGACGTGCTCGTGGGCGTCAACCTGCTGCGGGAAGGCCTCGACCTGCCCGAAGTCTCCTGTGTGGCCATCCTCGACGCCGACAAGGAAGGCTTCCTCCGGAGCCAGACGTCCCTGATCCAGACCATCGGGCGAACGGCCCGGAACGTCAACGCCAGAGTCCTGCTGTACGCCGACACAATCACCGAGTCGATGCGAAAAGCCATTGACGAAACCGAGCGGCGACGTACAATTCAGTTGGCGTACAATCAGAAACACAATATCACGCCGGAAACGATCAAGAAGGAAATACGCAATAGTCTGACCGAGCAGATCAAGGCCCGACGCGTCGCCCAGGAGGCGATTCGACTCGGGGACTCCGAGTACGACAAGGTCGAGCTGGCCGGGCAGATCGAGCGGGAGATGCTGGAGGCCGCTGAGGCCCTCGATTTCGAGCGGGCGGCGGTGTTGCGGGACCAGTTGCGCGAGTTGAGAGAGTTGCCGGAGTTGGTGCTCGCCGATTCGCACAGAAAGAAGAGCACCTTTCTCGCAACCAAGAAGCAGAAACGCAGCGGGAAAGGATAGATGTACAGGGCCCGCCGTCCAACCGGCATGGTGTGGCCCGACAAGGCAGGGAAGAAATGAAGAAACTCAACATCGCGCAGGCACAGCCCCTGATCCGGATGGCCATCGAAGAGGACCTCGGACCCGGCGACGTGACGACGGAGCTGTTGTTTCCCGACAGCTCGACCGCCCAGGCCACCATCGTATCGCGTGAGGAAATCGTCGTCTGCGGCATCCCCGTCCTCAAGGAGATCCTACGACAGTACGATCCGCGACTGACCCTGACGCCTCACGTCAGAGACGGCCAGTCGGCCCACGTGGGAAGCAAGCTGGCCACGATCGAGGGACCGCTACGGGCCCTCCTCAGCGCCGAGCGCGTCCTGCTGAACTTCCTCCAGCGTCTCAGCGGGATCGCCACAACCACAAACAAATACGTCCGCGCCATTCGCGGCACCAAGGCCAAGATCTACGACACGCGCAAGACGCTTCCCGGCTGGCGTCTGCTGGAGAAGTACGCCGTGCGCTGCGGCGGAGGCTACAACCACCGCCTCGGACTCTACGACGGCATTCTCATCAAGGACAACCACCTGGCCGAGTTGGGCAAGAATCTCTCCACGAGACTGCGGCGGGTGGTGGAAGATGCCAAGAACAGGAAGGGACTCTCGTTCGTCGCCGTCGAAGTGGACCACGTGGACCATCAGTTGAATCACGTCCTGAAGATTCCGGGCATCGACATCGTCCTGCTGGACAACATGGGCCAGTGGCAGCTCAAGCACGCGGTCCGGATGCGCGACGAGATGTGCGGCAAGGGCAACAAGCCGCTGCTGGAGGCGTCCGGCAACATCACGCTGGACAACGTCTCGGCGATTGCGCAATGCGGCGTGGACCGCATCGCCATCGGCGCGATCACCCACTCGGCCACTGCCGTCGATATCGGACTGGACAGATAAGCGATCCCCATGTCACGCGACGACCGGCTCGACCCGGATAAGATAGCCGCCAAGCTCAAGACCACGCGAGTCGGACGGAAAGTCGTCGTCCACGAGCGAACGGCCAGCACGAACGACGTCGCCGCCGAGTACGCCCGCAACCCCGAAAACGACGGGCTCGTGGTCTTCGCCGAGGAGCAGACCGCCGGACGGGGCCGCACCGGCGCCGTATGGCAAAGTCCGTACGGCGAGAGCCTGCTGTTCTCCGTGTTGCTGATCGACGGCACGCTGGCGAACGAAATGTTGTCGCTGACCTGCGCCGTGGCCGTCGCCGAGGCCCTGGGCGACGTCGGCGGCCACCACGCCCGAATCAAGTGGCCCAACGACATTCTCCTTGCCGGTCGGAAAGTGAGCGGCATCCTCCTCGAATCGAAGCGCGTATCTCGACCGCCCAGGAATTCGTGCGATTCCTCACGAGATACGAAACACGAGATACGAGATACGACCCTCATCGGAATCGGGATCAACTGCCATCAGACCGTCGAGTCGTTCCCGCCGGAGCTGCGCGGGTTCGCCACCAGCCTGGATCTCGTCGCCGGCGCCCGCTGCGACCGCATCACGCTGGCCCGCCGCACCTTGACCTCGTTGGACCAATGGCTGCGGACCGCCGAGAAAGACGAGGGGCGAGTCATCGAGATCTGGGGCCGCCTGAGC
Proteins encoded:
- the uvrB gene encoding excinuclease ABC subunit UvrB, whose translation is MGIFRLNERFQPSGDQPQAIERLSDALRAGQRFQTLMGVTGSGKTFTMANVIARFDRPVLVISHNKTLAAQLYEEFRELFPDNAVEYFVSYYDYYQPEAYIPQRDIYIEKDASRNADLDRLRLSATTSLSTRRDCIVVASVSCIFGLGSPEAYKASMVAIRTGDTCDRNTLLGKLADIQYARNDIDFQRGTFRVRGDVVELHPSYESFAIRIEFFGDEIERISYINPVSAETLAVESQVFIYPAQHYIMPADKIADAVEGIRAELEQRLGELRGQAKLLEAQRLQARTMYDIEMIQEVGYCSGIENYARHLAGLPAGARPYTLIDYFPEDFLLFIDESHVTIPQLRAMWAGDRSRKEVLVEHGFRLPSALDNRPLRFEEFKESWSQVVFVSATPAPFELELCNHEVVEQIIRPTGLLDPEIFVHPAGNQVEHLLEEIARRVEAHERVLATTLTKRMAENLSSYIAKRGYRCRYLHSEIDTLERIDILRDLRHGEFDVLVGVNLLREGLDLPEVSCVAILDADKEGFLRSQTSLIQTIGRTARNVNARVLLYADTITESMRKAIDETERRRTIQLAYNQKHNITPETIKKEIRNSLTEQIKARRVAQEAIRLGDSEYDKVELAGQIEREMLEAAEALDFERAAVLRDQLRELRELPELVLADSHRKKSTFLATKKQKRSGKG
- the nadC gene encoding carboxylating nicotinate-nucleotide diphosphorylase → MKKLNIAQAQPLIRMAIEEDLGPGDVTTELLFPDSSTAQATIVSREEIVVCGIPVLKEILRQYDPRLTLTPHVRDGQSAHVGSKLATIEGPLRALLSAERVLLNFLQRLSGIATTTNKYVRAIRGTKAKIYDTRKTLPGWRLLEKYAVRCGGGYNHRLGLYDGILIKDNHLAELGKNLSTRLRRVVEDAKNRKGLSFVAVEVDHVDHQLNHVLKIPGIDIVLLDNMGQWQLKHAVRMRDEMCGKGNKPLLEASGNITLDNVSAIAQCGVDRIAIGAITHSATAVDIGLDR
- a CDS encoding biotin--[acetyl-CoA-carboxylase] ligase, which codes for MSRDDRLDPDKIAAKLKTTRVGRKVVVHERTASTNDVAAEYARNPENDGLVVFAEEQTAGRGRTGAVWQSPYGESLLFSVLLIDGTLANEMLSLTCAVAVAEALGDVGGHHARIKWPNDILLAGRKVSGILLESKRVSRPPRNSCDSSRDTKHEIRDTTLIGIGINCHQTVESFPPELRGFATSLDLVAGARCDRITLARRTLTSLDQWLRTAEKDEGRVIEIWGRLSTQLAQRLTLCCNGRTSTGHCIGIDPVNGLILQLDRGGVRMFDAAHTTILK